A stretch of Balaenoptera ricei isolate mBalRic1 chromosome 9, mBalRic1.hap2, whole genome shotgun sequence DNA encodes these proteins:
- the ZC3HAV1L gene encoding zinc finger CCCH-type antiviral protein 1-like isoform X2: protein MAEPTVCSFLTKVLCAHGGRMFLQDLRAHVELSEARLRDVLRQAGPDRFLLQEVEVREDPWDAEAEVAAGQGGAGGGGGPSAWRVVAVSSARLCARYQRGECQACDQLHLCRRHMMGKCPNRDCWSTCTLSHDIHIPVNIQVLKNQGLFGLNEAQLRILLLQNDPCLLPEVCLLYNKGEALYGYCNLKDKCNKFHVCKSFVRGECRLPKCKRSHQLIHATSLQLLQDQGLNIPSVVNFQIIATYKHMKLHKMLENKDNSASAEHSQGLEKQGVHVAGAAEAGPLVSGPAESAKKPCSGKP from the exons ATGGCGGAGCCCACGGTGTGCTCGTTCCTCACCAAGGTGCTGTGCGCCCACGGCGGCCGCATGTTCCTGCAGGATCTGCGCGCCCACGTGGAGCTCTCGGAGGCCCGGCTGCGGGACGTGCTGCGCCAAGCCGGGCCCGACCGCTTCCTGCTGCAGGAGGTGGAGGTGCGGGAGGACCCGTGGGACGCCGAGGCCGAGGTGGCGGCCGGCCAgggcggcgcgggcggcggcggcggcccctcGGCCTGGCGGGTGGTGGCTGTGTCCTCCGCGCGCCTCTGCGCTCGCTACCAGCGCGGCGAGTGCCAGGCCTGCGACCAGCTGCACCTCTGCCGCCGCCACATGATGGGCAAGTGCCCGAACCGCGACTGCTG GTCTACCTGCACCCTTTCTCATGATATCCACATACCTGTCAACATCCAAGTCCTGAAAAACCAGGGACTGTTTGGTCTCAATGAAGCCCAGCTTCGGATCCTTCTTTTACAGAATGACCCCTGCCTTTTACCAGAG GTCTGTTTGCTCTACAACAAAGGTGAAGCCCTGTATGGTTACTGCAACCTCAAGGATAAATGCAACAAGTTTCACGTGTGCAAGTCCTTTGTCAGGGGAGAGTGCAGGCTGCCGAAGTGCAAGCGGTCCCATCAGCTAATTCACGCTACATCCCTGCAGCTGCTGCAGGACCAAGGACTGAATATTCCAAGTGTCGTTAATTTTCAGATAATTGCTACCTACAAGCACATGAAGCTGCACAAGATGCTTGAAAATAAAG atAATTCAGCTTCTGCTGAGCATTCCCAGGGCCTTGAGAAACAAGGAGTACACGTAGCTGGGGCTGCAGAGGCCGGTCCTCTGGTCTCTGGCCCTGCTGAGTCAGCCAAGAAGCCATGTTCAGGTAAACCTTAG
- the ZC3HAV1L gene encoding zinc finger CCCH-type antiviral protein 1-like isoform X1: MAEPTVCSFLTKVLCAHGGRMFLQDLRAHVELSEARLRDVLRQAGPDRFLLQEVEVREDPWDAEAEVAAGQGGAGGGGGPSAWRVVAVSSARLCARYQRGECQACDQLHLCRRHMMGKCPNRDCWSTCTLSHDIHIPVNIQVLKNQGLFGLNEAQLRILLLQNDPCLLPEVCLLYNKGEALYGYCNLKDKCNKFHVCKSFVRGECRLPKCKRSHQLIHATSLQLLQDQGLNIPSVVNFQIIATYKHMKLHKMLENKDNSASAEHSQGLEKQGVHVAGAAEAGPLVSGPAESAKKPCSGHEYPLLHKFFLG; this comes from the exons ATGGCGGAGCCCACGGTGTGCTCGTTCCTCACCAAGGTGCTGTGCGCCCACGGCGGCCGCATGTTCCTGCAGGATCTGCGCGCCCACGTGGAGCTCTCGGAGGCCCGGCTGCGGGACGTGCTGCGCCAAGCCGGGCCCGACCGCTTCCTGCTGCAGGAGGTGGAGGTGCGGGAGGACCCGTGGGACGCCGAGGCCGAGGTGGCGGCCGGCCAgggcggcgcgggcggcggcggcggcccctcGGCCTGGCGGGTGGTGGCTGTGTCCTCCGCGCGCCTCTGCGCTCGCTACCAGCGCGGCGAGTGCCAGGCCTGCGACCAGCTGCACCTCTGCCGCCGCCACATGATGGGCAAGTGCCCGAACCGCGACTGCTG GTCTACCTGCACCCTTTCTCATGATATCCACATACCTGTCAACATCCAAGTCCTGAAAAACCAGGGACTGTTTGGTCTCAATGAAGCCCAGCTTCGGATCCTTCTTTTACAGAATGACCCCTGCCTTTTACCAGAG GTCTGTTTGCTCTACAACAAAGGTGAAGCCCTGTATGGTTACTGCAACCTCAAGGATAAATGCAACAAGTTTCACGTGTGCAAGTCCTTTGTCAGGGGAGAGTGCAGGCTGCCGAAGTGCAAGCGGTCCCATCAGCTAATTCACGCTACATCCCTGCAGCTGCTGCAGGACCAAGGACTGAATATTCCAAGTGTCGTTAATTTTCAGATAATTGCTACCTACAAGCACATGAAGCTGCACAAGATGCTTGAAAATAAAG atAATTCAGCTTCTGCTGAGCATTCCCAGGGCCTTGAGAAACAAGGAGTACACGTAGCTGGGGCTGCAGAGGCCGGTCCTCTGGTCTCTGGCCCTGCTGAGTCAGCCAAGAAGCCATGTTCAG GTCATGAATATCCCTTATTGCATAAATTCTTTCTTGGCTAA